In Hamadaea flava, a genomic segment contains:
- a CDS encoding outer membrane protein assembly factor BamB family protein: MGLAEALREESDAAKIPPVEDVTRRARRRTRTQVATAAGLAVLAILVLATVILRGTAADPNPPQPVAPTTSPVAFRKLEQVGDVAVTMPSGVDFGMAEIVGDRGFVAWRGPTGQLGLGAVDVRTGKALWPVRTLPGTFGDWNGMIALPNAIVSIGEHDDGTSPDKEMFVVDPATGKLRWHRGMDVNGFDILAYPDVIVLADHDAKKTTAYDWVTGQPKWSFDRAISTTFGTHTAGDLTSPAGYRSGPFATLESGSTLLQVDDAGTLTEYAVATGKPTGRSWPGAEGGTGTNAGFMAYDGKVYTVSGSSLRVLRLEAGQQWQPLYTAEVPVASPDNGNRLQNLTPCRRGLICVLDGDLFQADVVALDGSKVVWRTRIAGAETMLPAGEYVSVSGSSEKGPHSVLLDGRGKDVLTDAERAGTVTRVAGNAVFLYHDGHLFGLDLGTRRRTDLGAFEQAGLGPGVGSKVLITQSGSGFKLYRFAG; this comes from the coding sequence GTGGGGCTGGCCGAGGCGCTCCGGGAGGAGTCCGACGCGGCGAAGATCCCGCCCGTCGAGGACGTCACGCGCCGGGCCCGCCGCCGTACGCGTACCCAGGTGGCCACCGCTGCGGGCCTGGCCGTGCTCGCGATCCTGGTGCTCGCGACGGTGATCTTGCGGGGCACTGCCGCCGACCCGAACCCGCCGCAGCCGGTCGCGCCGACCACGAGCCCGGTCGCGTTCCGCAAGCTGGAGCAGGTCGGCGACGTCGCGGTGACGATGCCGAGCGGCGTCGACTTCGGGATGGCCGAGATCGTGGGCGATCGGGGATTCGTCGCCTGGCGCGGGCCGACCGGGCAGCTCGGCCTGGGCGCGGTCGACGTGCGGACCGGCAAGGCGCTGTGGCCGGTGCGGACGCTGCCGGGCACGTTCGGCGACTGGAACGGCATGATCGCGCTGCCGAACGCGATCGTCAGCATCGGCGAACACGACGACGGCACGAGCCCGGACAAGGAGATGTTCGTCGTCGACCCGGCGACCGGGAAGCTGCGTTGGCATCGGGGCATGGACGTCAACGGGTTCGACATCCTGGCCTACCCGGACGTGATCGTGCTGGCCGATCACGACGCGAAGAAGACCACGGCCTACGACTGGGTGACCGGGCAGCCGAAGTGGAGCTTCGACCGGGCGATCAGCACCACCTTCGGTACGCACACCGCCGGGGATCTCACCTCCCCCGCCGGCTACCGATCCGGGCCGTTCGCCACCCTGGAGAGCGGCAGCACGCTGCTCCAAGTCGACGACGCCGGAACCCTCACCGAGTACGCCGTCGCCACCGGCAAGCCGACCGGGCGCTCCTGGCCGGGTGCTGAGGGCGGCACCGGAACCAACGCCGGCTTCATGGCGTACGACGGCAAGGTCTACACCGTGTCCGGCTCGTCGCTGCGGGTGCTCCGGCTGGAGGCAGGCCAGCAGTGGCAGCCGCTCTACACGGCCGAGGTGCCGGTGGCGTCGCCGGACAACGGCAACCGCCTGCAGAACCTGACTCCGTGCAGGCGGGGACTGATCTGCGTCCTGGACGGCGACCTGTTCCAGGCAGACGTCGTCGCACTCGACGGGTCCAAGGTCGTCTGGCGTACGCGGATCGCCGGCGCCGAGACGATGCTGCCCGCCGGGGAGTACGTCTCCGTCTCGGGGAGCAGCGAGAAGGGCCCGCACAGCGTGCTGCTGGACGGCCGCGGCAAGGACGTGCTGACCGACGCCGAACGGGCCGGGACGGTGACGCGCGTAGCCGGGAACGCGGTGTTCCTCTACCACGACGGGCACCTGTTCGGGCTGGACCTCGGCACCCGGCGCCGGACCGATCTCGGCGCGTTCGAGCAGGCCGGGCTCGGCCCGGGGGTCGGCTCGAAGGTTCTGATCACCCAGTCCGGCAGCGGCTTCAAGCTCTACCGCTTCGCGGGGTGA